One region of Coregonus clupeaformis isolate EN_2021a chromosome 31, ASM2061545v1, whole genome shotgun sequence genomic DNA includes:
- the LOC121546999 gene encoding zinc finger protein OZF-like, with product MSNLIALQTQLASVMETLVHAAVAELGKLIEDGSVFMFSLELSQGHCEEDKLSAKLQTETEEHSYGGSGKTVEQTVSMQSADVEEVDTPESPLVLAVSVKDEYGQIDLGAIAERAADDAFAANSSSENQYCMISNDPPVNPTDILLESLFAQNKLFICTECGKSFSTQSNLKSHQRLHTGEKPFVCMFCNKAFAHKQSCNDHICTHTGEKPFICGVCGKCFGKQAHLKTHSIIHTGEKPYSFSVCGKSFNLAQNLSRHQQIHTGEKIFTCLLCGKGFTRAVTLKTHQLIHTGQKPFQCNQCDKSFRHAVNLKDHQRIHTGVRPFSSDLCGKTFHQSVNLKIHKRIHTGERPFSCTECGKTFSQQSSLISHGRTHSNEKPFECSFCEKRFNNANSLKLHQRIHTGEKPYSCEICGKTFSQGSHLRTHKRHVHAGGKQSICDKCGKRYSDKRNLKMHKCVYASI from the exons ATGTCAAATTTAATCGCGCTGCAGACCCAGCTGGCCTCCGTCATGGAGACCCTTGTTCACGCCGCGGTGGCCGAACTGGGTAAACTAATAGAAGACGGCTCTGTCTTCATGTTCAGCCTGGAACTGTCCCAGGGGCATTGCGAGGAGGACAAATTATCGGCAAAACTACAGACGGAGA CGGAGGAACATTCTTATGGCGGAAGTGGTAAAACTGTGGAGCAAACTGTTTCAATGCAG TCTGCAGATGTGGAGGAAGTGGACACACCAGAATCTCCCCTCGTCTTGGCTGTCTCTGTCAAAGACGAGTATGGGCAAATAGACCTGGGGGCCATTGCAGAGA GAGCTGCCGATGATGCTTTTGCAGCCAACTCTTCCTCTGAGAACCAATATTGTATGATTAGTAATGACCCCCCGGTGAACCCCACAGACATCCTATTGGAGTCTTTGTTCGCCCAAAATAAGCTCTTCATTTGCACAGAGTGTGGGAAAAGTTTCTCCACCCAGAGTAACCTCAAATCCCACCAGCGACTTCACACGGGCGAGAAACCGTTTGTGTGCATGTTCTGCAACAAAGCCTTTGCACACAAACAGAGTTGTAATGATCACATCTGCACCCACACTGGTGAGAAGCCCTTCATATGTGGCGTCTGTGGGAAATGCTTCGGCAAGCAGGCGCACCTCAAGACACATTCGATaatacacactggagaaaagcctTACAGCTTCAGTGTGTGTGGCAAGAGCTTCAACCTGGCTCAAAATCTGTCTAGACACCAGcaaattcacacaggagagaaaatcTTCACCTGTTTGCTGTGTGGGAAAGGCTTCACACGAGCTGTAACACTGAAGACCCATCAACTCATTCACACTGGACAAAAGCCCTTCCAGTGTAATCAGTGTGACAAGAGTTTCCGTCACGCTGTCAATCTGAAGGACCACCAGCGGATTCATACAGGTGTCAGGCCATTTAGCTCTGACTTGTGTGGCAAGACATTTCATCAATCGGTGAATCTGAAAATACACAAGCGCATCCACACTGGAGAGAGGCCATTCAGCTGCACAGAATGCGGCAAGACCTTCAGTCAGCAGAGTAGTCTTATCTCTCACGGACGCACCCACTCTAACGAGAAGCCTTTTGAGTGTAGCTTCTGTGAGAAAAGATTCAACAACGCCAACAGTCTGAAGTTGCACcagagaatccatacaggagagaagccgtacAGCTGTGAAATCTGTGGGAAGACCTTCAGTCAGGGCAGTCATCTCCGAACTCACAAGAGGCATGTCCACGCAGGAGGGAAACAGTCAATCTGTGATAAATGTGGGAAGAGGTATTCAGACAAACGGAATCTTAagatgcacaaatgtgtttatgcCTCAATCTAA